In Methylobacterium sp. WL1, the sequence TATTCCGCTATCAGCCATAAGACGTGACGCCGGATCGCCGAAGCTCGCAAGATCAGACATTCGGCTTTGCGCCCAATCCGGTCATTCAGCTTGTTATGCCGACATCGCGTAAGCGGACACTACTGGCTACCACCCGATCTTTTGCTTGGGAGTGGCTTACAGAACGAAGCCCGCTTTGTTCTACGCCGGCGAATTTTTCGATTGGGCATCGGGGCGACACGTTAGGAAGCGACTACGGATCAGTTCCTGGACGACGAGGCGGTCATCGTTGCCTTCCGGCGGCATACCCTGCTGCCGCTCGACGACTGCCTCTACGCGCTGCACCCTACACACCCGTGGCGGGGATCCACCCATCACAGTGATCGATCAGGAAGGGCTGGAGTCAGCGCAGTCCTCCATACGTCACCTTCAGCGAAGTCGGGCTGCAACCCTTGGCGAGGGACAGGACGGCGATGCGCGCCGGGTCGCGCTTGCGTTCGAGCATCCTGATGTAGCGCGTCCCGTGCAGCACCTGCGGAACGCCGGAGGAGAGGGCCGGGAAATCCTCGGCCGGGCTTTCGACAGCGACGCACAGGTCGAACGCGGCAGTGCCGTAGTTTGGAAAGTTGTAGATATCCGAACTTCCGACGACGCTCGGTCGCTCGACGATCCATTCCGCGGTGGCGCCTGTGATCTTGGGACTGATCATTTGGCCGTCGATGTCGACGGTCTGAGGAACGTATTGGACGGCTATGCCGACCGGCGGTGAGGTCGAGAGATTAACGACGACGGCAACCACGCGCCGCGCATCGATTGCCGTCAGCACGCAGAGCACCTCGTTGCCCGGGGCGAGCGGAAGCGGGAGATAGGTTGGTGCGTTGTGCGCAGCGTCCAGCGTCCACCATTGCGTCCACGCCTCCGCCGTCACCGCTCCGTCCGCCTTCAACAGAGAGACGGTGCCGACCTGCGGCAGCGAGGCGTCGAGATAGCGGCGCTGACCGTCGAGCCCGATCCAGTGGGAGCACACGTAGGGAAAGCCGGGCGTCCCTGGGTTCGGCGGGTCCGGGACGCGTAGCGTTTCGGGCGTCTTCCAGACCCCCCAGACTTGAGCGAATTGTTGGCCACCATTGGCCGTCAGATAAGCGCCGGCCCAGTTCCGGCTGGTGTCGAGTGGGCTTGCAGCCGGACTCAATCGGTTGGCGCGCTTCGCGCTGATCCGATACGCGGTTGTCTTGATCCTCTCACGGACCATGGGGTCAAGGGCGAATGACTTGAGGGCCAGCGACCTTCCGAATCCGCGCTCCCACACTTGGTGCAGAATCCTGGGCGCGGCGGATCCCGGGCGCGGCGGCAGGCCGAATTCCCGAAGCCGCGAGGCATCGATATCGGCTGGTATGATCGGCTGGGCGGGCGCCTCGAAGCCAGTGAAACGTCGCTGCAGATCGTCGAGCACACGCTCGTCGACGCCGCCTCGATCGGACGATGGATCTCTCATGCCCATTCCTCCCGCGCTGCATCGACGGCGATCTGATACTTGCTGGTGCCTGGCGCGGTGCCGGACTGCTGCAGCAGCGGTAAGGTGCTGATGGCGAGCGCGAGGCCGCCGTCCGTGTCGCTTTTGTAGTGAAGACCGGCGATCTCCCTGTTTCGCGCGATTCGGTTCGCCAAGGTCCACAGGACGACCGAGGCGGTTTTCTCGACCGGCAACCCCGCGAGCACGTCGCGCATGCACAGCGCCATGAGATGCGCTTGGGTCGCGTGGCCGCTCGGGAAGGACGCGTGGCCCGGGACCTGAAGCGGCGGCATCAACGCGGGGCACAGGTGCGTGGGGCGTGGCCGAACATATTGGCCTTTGTAGTACATGGCGACGAATGTGCCGATAAGACTTGCAATCGTCAGGACCTTGTTCGTGTTCGGATAAGAACCGGGCTGGGACGTTAGAGCGTTCAAGAAGTAGCTGATGAATTCGTCCGACTGGGACAGAATCTCGCCCAGCGCGTCCGCCCGCTCCTCCTCTGCCGCGATGACGAGATCGTCGATCTCTTGTTTCACGTTCAAGGCGCCGGTGCCGACGATCCAGTCCACTGGCGGGGTGGCGGGAAACGCCGGAGGTTGTGCGGTGGCCGACGGAAGCTGCGGTATGCTGGACGGCCATGCGGGCGTCATGGCGCGCCAGTTCGTGGTCGAGAATTCCACCAAGCATTGCCACGCGTACCAATCCGCCGACCAATTGCGATCGGGAAACTTCGGTTGCGCGATGATGGCGAGCGCCCCGATCGTCTCGCCGGGAGGCACCGCGCCCCCCCCCGGCGGCGTGTCCGCAGGCGCAAAGACGAACGGCAGAGCGACCCGATCGGGAAAGAACCAACCCGCGGAATTGCCCGAGGCGTTGCCTCCGCCCCCGGCGTTGCCGGAGTTGCCGTTATTTCCGTTGTTGCCGTTATTTCCGTTGAAGCTTGCGGGCATACTAGCTTCCTTTCAGTTCGATTCAGTCGGGAATTCCAGCCTCAAGGAGTTGAGTAGCAAAAATATCGCGGACTTGGCCGCACAACGGCGTTCGGCTGCGGAACAGACGGACGCGGTATTCTGGAATGAGTTTTAGGAGCTGACGGGCGATTAGGTCGGCTTCTGCGCGCTGCCCTGCCGCAACGAGGCTCGCAATCAGGCACCGCAAATTGGAGGCGTTGCTGGCACCCTTCGCCGCGGATGCGCGGCCCCACGCGATTGCATCCTCGTGACGCCCGGCGAGGTAATAGGCCTGCGATAGATAATGCTCCAGCCAAAAGGCATCGCTGCCCAATGGTGATAGTCGCACCGCGTGTTCAGCATGCTCGACAGCGCGCGCCGTTTCGCCGGCGTAACCTAGAGTTAACCCGCTATAAGCCCAGGCTGACGCACAGCTGGGGCCTGCCGCAAGTGCGCGTTTAAAATATTCTTGGGCGCTGTAATAGTCGTGAAGCAAATAAGACTGAAGATGACCGTAGATTGACAGGCCGACCGCATCGTTCGGATCGCGCTCGATAGCCATCCGCGCGGCATGGGAAGCCGCAAGGCAGTCGGCATTATCGTCATTGGACCAGCCCTGGCCGATCCATTGCATGCCGAGCGATGCCAGGTGGGAATAGGCCGGCGCGTAGGCTGCATCGCAGGCCGCAGCCTGTTCGAGCAATCTCCTGGCCTCGATGAACGACGTCCGCTCCAATTTGTGAATGAGACTAAGTGCCTGGAGCGTCAGGTCATAGGCCGTGAGGCTCTCGGGCCGTTTACGGTCCGCACGCGCCAGTTCATGGGATCGCAGGTGCGGCGCGACGATCGACGCGACCCGCATCGCGATCGCGTCCTGCATTTCGAAGATACTGCCGAGCGTTCCGTCGAAACGATCCGCCCAGATCACGCCGCCGTGGTTGGCTAGTTCCACTGTGAGGCGCAAGGCATCTCCCTGGCGTCGCAGGCTGCCGTGCAGGACGTAGTCCGCGTCGAGTTCACGAAAAGCGCGGTGCAGGTCGACCGGGAAGAGCTTAAAACCCGCGGTGGAGCTGCGGGATATGACCAGCAGATCCTTGAGGCCGCTCAAGGCGCGGATAATGTCGTCGATCATGCCTTCCGCGAAGTACGTGTCCACTTCGCTCCTGTGGAGCGCTCGGAACGGAAGCACAGCCAGCACCGGCCTGTAATCGCGGCGCTCTTCCCCCGACACGCGGTCCCAGCTACGCGGCGGCGTCGGCACATCCGATTCTGTCAGAACAGTCTTGGCGTGAGTGGCATAAAGCATGACGGGCGCGCGAATGTTTTTAAGCCGCCGCTCGCCGACGCACGCGAAGGCCGACGGCACTCGCTGTCTGACTTGATCGTATACAGCTGCCGAGATTAGTATTCCGCCGGGATCCGCGAGTGGTTCGAGACGTGCTGCAATGTTGACCGCTGTTCCCCCGATCTGGTCGCCCTGAACCATGATTTCGCCGGCATGGATGCCGATCCTAAACAGGAGCCGCCGCTCGGGCGATACCGCGCCCGTGCGGCGCCGGGCGTTGGTCTGGAAGCGCAACGCGCAGGTTACGGCGTCGACGGCGCTGGGGAACTCCGCGATCAATCCGTCGCCCGCGACGCCGAAGACCTGACCGCCGGATCGCGCGATAGCGCGGCCAAGCTTGCTGATCTCCGCGCAGACGCGGCGGTGGGTGTCCTCTTCCGCGCTCCCCATCAGGGCGCTGTACCCCACGATGTCCGCCGTAAGGATCGCCGCCAGCCGGCGCTGGATCTTTTCCTTGCCGAACGGAGCGGCGTTAATCGCAGGGAGAGGCGACAATGTCTTGCCCTCGCGATAACCAGGCTAGATACAAGACCACGAGCATGAGTTGGCGTTCCGATCACCTGATAGTTGTCTAAGAAATAACCGAGCGGGAAGAGATGAAAGCGCTGGTATATGAGCCGAATTGACGATATCATTTGCGCAGTTCAAAGTGTTTTGCGTGCCGTTTTATCGATAAGATTCTACGCGCGCCTGTTAGATTTTGAACGGCAGTCATCATGCTGGCATCTGCGCGTCGGAAATTATATCGGGGCGTGTGATTCGAGCAACGTATTTTTTGAATGCTCGGCGCGGTTCTAGCCACGTCCTCCGCGGTCCCGTCGAGCACTCCCCGATCGCTGGCCGGTGTCGGCGTGCCGAGGGTTCAGGCCGCTTCATGGTTTCGGGTTGCAGTTCGCGCCGTAAACCTGTCGAGCCGCACACCTGACTCTCGTCGGGCATTCGAAGTCCGATCGGCTCAGGATGCCTGCGATCCTGCAAAGGTCAGAGCCTTTCAGCACACAGGTGCGCGCGGCATCACAACCGAATGTGCTTTAAATATTGATGTATTTCTTGACGCTAAAATAACAACGTAAAATCCGTCAAATCGCTTCGATGCAGAGATACTGTAACTCATTATAATGCAATTCGCCACAATTTAAAAAAAATTAAGTATGGCTAAAGGCGATTTTTTGCAAGGCCGTCCGATTGAACACGGTGCAGGCGCCAGGCGCTATAGTGATATATCCTTTGCGCTGCCACGCTGAGAGATGCCGGTTGGTCCCCTCGCGGGAAAGGCCGACCATGTTGCCGAGTTCGCGTTGCGTGGTCAGCACGCGGTTGCCGTTGCGGTCCGGGGCGCCGGCCAGCATGAGCAGGGTTTTGGCCAGGCGCTGCTCGGCGCAGACGAAGGCGTGATCCGATAATTGCTGGCTGGTCCGCCGCAGCCGTCCGCTCAGGATCGCCAGGAGCCGGACGGCCAGCATCGGGAAGTCGTTGACCAGGGGCAGCAGGTCGCGCCGCTCCATTAGCAGGAGGCAGCAGCGCGTCGCTGCGATCGCGTCGGCCGTGCGTGGCCCATCATCGAGAAGCGCGATTTCGCCGAAGACCTCGTTCGGCCCGATCAGGTTCAAGATGAGCTCGGACCGGCCCTCCGGACACGGCGTCGAGATCCGAACGTGCCCGCTCACGACGGCGAGCAGTCCGTGGCTCTCGTCGCCGCGGCGAAAGATGCGTTGCCCGCAGCGAAACGTGAGGCGCTGCGCGCGCATGGCGAGGCGCTCGATGACAGTTTGCGGCGCGTCCGTAAACAGCTCGTGCTGCGACAGCATGCATCGCTTGTCGAGCGCCGCGGCGGCTCTGTCGGACAGCACGGGTCAGGCTCCCGGCCCGGGTCGGAACACCCGTGGCACGCTTCCGCCGATGATCCTGAAGACCGATGGCGTAGCCCATAAAGATCTGTTGTCTCGCCCAAACCCAAGCATATCGGACTGTATCCACTGCATGCCGATGGCGGATGGCATCTCCGGTGTCTCGCCGACGCGCGGCAGCATACTACTGTCGGACACGAAACCGGGACAAGGCCCTCCCGCTTCAACATCGGGCGTAGCCGGCTGTGTCGATCGTCAACGGAGATTGAATCCCGTGGCGATCAGAGACAGTCATGACCGGCCGGAGGGGCGCGTTGCGGTCTTGCTAATCGCGCCGCCGCCCGCCACCAGACTCCGGCGCCAGCAGGAGCGCCGCGGTCGCACTGTTCTTCTGCGCGGTGCAAGAGTGACGAACCTCACACCCGTTTGGATGCGACGAACTACACTTTGTCGGCGCTCAGGAGACGTTTGACCTCGAGCGGAGGAGGGATCGCTCATGTTGGCTGCCAAAGACCCAACCCCGATGATGCCGGGCGCCTCGCTGGCGCCTAGTGGTGACCTGAGCGGGGCCGGCTCAGACCGGGCGGTTGACGCCGACGGACCGCAACACGCCCGGGTCGATCCGACGCGCGTCGCCGCCGCGCTTGAGGCTTTCATCGAGCATCTCGAGGAAGGGGTGGCGGTCATAGCGACCTGCGGACGCGTGCTGTTCCTGAATTGCGCCGCCCGAGCTATGGTGCGCGGTGTTCCGTTGCGGCTCGTGAACGGTCATCTCTGCGCCAGCGTGCCGAACGACACGGCGGCCCTTCGCAAGATGGTCTCGGGTTGCACGCTCAATGGCGGCGACTCGATCCGTCTTGTGAGCGAGGACAGGACCTTGCTGATCGCCGCGAGCGCGCTGGCCCCGATAGCCTTCGCGTCGGCCGAGTCGGCGGTGCTCCTGCGCCTGATCGATCCCGCTGCCATCCGGCTGCCCCGGCAGGAAATGCTGCAGGTGCAATTCGGTCTTACGCCCGCCGAGGCCGCGTTTGCCCTCGAGATGCTGGCTGGGAACGATCTGGTGGCGAGCGCGACCCGCCGCGGGATCACGCTGAACACCGCACGCGTGCACCTGCGCCGCATCTTCGATAAGACGGAGACACGTCGGCAAGCGGCGTTGATACGTCTGCTCCTGCTCTGCCCCCAACCGGTCACGCGGCAGGTATGAAGCGGAAGTCGATCCAACGGTTGAAGCAGGTCTCAATCGAGGCAGCCCTCGTCCGGCCGTCTACGTCGAGGCCTTCGAAATCGGTACCTGGAAGCCGCGCGGTTTCAGGGCCGTACGCGGGGCACGAGATCTTTGAACGGCGATCGATGGCGATGTATGGAACAGAGTTTCGCCTGCAATGCTACGGTAGGGGCTCCCATTCGGAGATAAGTGACTGCCGTGCTCTGGAAAGATGCGCCGAGCGAGAGCCGGTGGATATGAGCGAGAACTGCGCAACTGGTCTCCGCCCTCGACAGGAAGCGTAGCGAGTGCCGAATCACTACTTTGCGAACCTAGGCACTTACGGGACGGAAGGCCGGATTAGCGTAAAAAATTACTGGGCCGGGCGTATCAAGCCCTTGGAGGCTCAGGCAGACGGTCAATATCCTGTAAAGCGGACTGGCGCCAGCTGAAACCCTGACTTCGCTGATCACTTGCGGCTGACCATGAGGGAACGTTCTTCCGCGACCTTCTCACTCACCAGAGCTTATGTCTGCTATGGAGCAGCGCTTGCAGCAGCTTTTGCTGGCGGATTGGGTTGGTGAAGGTCTGTCCGCTTTCGCGGCTTACCTCCTTGGGCAACTCATCGGCTTTCGGCCAAATGCGGTCCGGTCGGCGCGCACTTCTGAATGGCTGGGTTGGGTGGTTTTCTGCCGGTCTGCTTACAAGCAGTAACCGATGGAAGCGGACATCACCGCCGTTCCCGCTCACGACCCCTTCACAGACCTTCGGAAGGTCCGCTTGCAGGCGCCCTAATTAGACCCGGGGAGCTGCGGTCAGCCTCTGGGTAAGACCAAGTTACGCCTGAACGGGTCGTCGGCACGCTCGCGACGCAAAAGCCTCGCGTGCCCGCTTGATCTCGGCATGGTGCGTCTCCGCCCAGATCCACACACCGCAGAATGCGGCACCCAGGCTCTCACCAAGCGGCGTGAGCGCGTAGTCCACGTGGGGCGGGATCACCGGGTGCACCGTCCGACGCACCAAGCCGTCCTGTTCCATCTGGCGAACTGTCTGGGTCAGCATCTTTTGGCTGATGCGGCCGACCGCCTTGCCGAGTTGGGTGAAACGCAGCGTGCCGCGCTCGTGCAGGGCTTCGAGGATCAGCATGGTCCACTTGTCGGCTACCTTGCCGATAATGTCTTGGACCAACGCCTCGATGGCCGGGTCGGTCTCGGTCGGGACCTGTTCCTTCCGACGCTCCTCGATCCGTGGATCGGCCTCTGCCCTACGCATCCGACACTCTCCGTTTGGTGCGTATAAATCTTTTCGGTGCCTACTTCGGTTCGGAGAGCATGATCCATAACCTCATGGGCGACAACAACGAAGGTCGCTCACATGAAGACGTCAGGGAACACCATCCTCATCACCGGCGGCGGCTCCGGCATCGGCCAAGCCCTCGCCCAACGCTTCCACGACCTCGGCAACACCGTCATCGTCGCCGGCAGGCGGACGGAGGCGTTGCAGCGGACGATTGCCGGACGTCCGAACATGCATGCCATGGCGTTCGATGCCGACAGCGCTGAGGGCGTGGCCGATTTCGCACGACGCGTGACGGCCGAGCATCCGGCCCTCAACGTGGTCATCAACAACGCCGGGATCATGCGCTCCGAGGCGCTGGACCAGCCTCGCGACCTCTCGGACGCGGAGGCAACGGTCATCACCAATCTGCTCGGCCCCATCCGGCTGACCGACGGCCTGATCGATCATCTCGGCCGGCAGCCCGATGCTGCCTTGGTGAACGTCACCTCCGGTCTAGCCTTCGTGCCTCTCGTGTCGGCCCCGACCTACTCGGCGACCAAGGCCGCCCTGCACAGCTACACGGTCGCGCTGCGCGAGGCGCTTAAGGGCAAGGTCGAGGTCATCGAGCTGGTGCCGCCGGCAGTGCAGACCGACCTCACCCCGGGACAGGCGACACGCCAAGGATACCTGTCACTGGCCGACTTCATCGACGAGGTCATGTCGCTCTTCCAAGAGCGGCCCACCCCGCGTGAGATCCTGGTGCAGCGGGTCCGCTTCCAGCGTCAAGCCGAGGCGGAACAACGCTTCGACGAAGCGGTGACGACCCTCAACGAGATGGCTCGCAAGGCCCGCGAGGCGCAGCAGTAAGAACGAAGGGCGCGGTCGACGATCCATGCTCCGCCGTTTGTCCCGGCGAAGCGAGGTCTTCTTTCGGTCGCGCCAGCGAGGACTGTTTCCCACCCGAAGCAGGCCTTGGGAATGTCTGCTTCCAAGCACTTCGTAAGATAAAGCCGCGCGACCAATCAAGACAGGGGGACGGCACGCTGGCCGCCTTCTATGATCAACATCGATCCCACGTGCCCAGGAGCACTTCGAACGAGTAGCAGACAGCAGCCGCGAACCGAACGCCGCCCCAAAATAGCGAGTACTCGCGCCCGTAACAGTATCTTGCTATGTTTTGTGCTGAATGAGGCCCTGGATGGCATCCAACGCATCTTCACGCAATCTGTCAGTAGTAAGATGCTCCCACAATTGCATCATTCGATCGGTTTGCTCAAATTTTATAAAATCTTCGCCAAAGCCATACAAGTCATCTACGGATATGCGAAGCGTATCTGCAATCCGCTTCAAACTCTCATGACGAGCGTCTTTCTCGTTGAGCATATTGCCCTCCAAAGATTGTCGGTCGTGTGCGGTCGTAGGGGGTACCATCCCGCTTGGTTGTAACGCGAACGACTTGTGCGTTCAAAGGTTGTGTCAGCATGTTGGCCCGACCGAACTGAGGCGGGAGGTGCTGGTGATTTTCACGACCGACGCTCAGGGCGAAGTCACGTACATCTGCCTCGAATGGTTCTCCTACGCCGGGCAGACACGTGAGGCCGCGTACCGGGACGGCTGGACCACGTCAGTCCTGGAGAGCGACCAGGGTGCTGTCAGGGCCATCCTCGCGGAGGCCGCCCAAGCCCAAGCCGAGTTCAGCGTCCGCTTCCGCATTCGGTGCGCAGACGGGTCGGTGCGGTGGCTGGCGGCTGGAGGCGTTCCCTCATTTGGACCGCCGGGGCGCTCGTTCCTCGGCTATCTCGGGTCCATGATCGAGTTTGCTCCGACCGAGGCGACTGAGATCGCAGCGTATGGTGGTATCGAGAGGTTCGTTCCACCGCCAACACACGTGGCCACACAGGCCGTGGCACCGCTCGACACCATCGCGGATCACCTCATCATCGTGCATGCGCTGATGGAGCAGCACGACGTGATGTCAGGTCTGAAGGAGGTCAAAGGCGCATTGTTTAGGGTCGGTCAAGCGTTGGCCCGTGGGGATGGATCGCGGTCGCAGGTCAACTGAGTGACTGCAACCTCGTGCCCCGCTGCAGGCGCACCTTGCTAACTACTTCGTTGGCTTTGACGGCGGTCGAGGCAGGACGCGGATCTGGACGAGTTTTCCGGTCCGAGGGTCGAGCACTACCACCATGTCATGCCCCCTACGATCAGATGCTTTACTTCAACACCACGCGGAACACAGCCTTGATCCTCCGGGCGGTCGCTCACGATCATCGTCGCCTGGCAGTGCGTGCTACGATACAATGCAACTTATGGTTGTAAAGTGCGTAGGCGCTCAACTGACGCAATAAGGCAAGGCTTGGCCCTCCAGGAAGTTCGGTTGGGGTGTAAGCCTCGCAGCCGTGCGTGCCATGGATCGGAAACCGAACGTCCGCTTCGGGGCGAAGGGCTAAGGTCTGATTGCCACCCCGAGCAGAAGTTGCCGGAGGGCTGACAAACGTCCGCTTCGGGGGAACGCCGACAGCGCTTCCGGCGGCTGGGTTGGGTCGATAGGAGGCCGTCCGCTTATCCAGCCGA encodes:
- a CDS encoding G1 family glutamic endopeptidase gives rise to the protein MRDPSSDRGGVDERVLDDLQRRFTGFEAPAQPIIPADIDASRLREFGLPPRPGSAAPRILHQVWERGFGRSLALKSFALDPMVRERIKTTAYRISAKRANRLSPAASPLDTSRNWAGAYLTANGGQQFAQVWGVWKTPETLRVPDPPNPGTPGFPYVCSHWIGLDGQRRYLDASLPQVGTVSLLKADGAVTAEAWTQWWTLDAAHNAPTYLPLPLAPGNEVLCVLTAIDARRVVAVVVNLSTSPPVGIAVQYVPQTVDIDGQMISPKITGATAEWIVERPSVVGSSDIYNFPNYGTAAFDLCVAVESPAEDFPALSSGVPQVLHGTRYIRMLERKRDPARIAVLSLAKGCSPTSLKVTYGGLR
- a CDS encoding phosphatase PAP2 family protein, translating into MPASFNGNNGNNGNNGNSGNAGGGGNASGNSAGWFFPDRVALPFVFAPADTPPGGGAVPPGETIGALAIIAQPKFPDRNWSADWYAWQCLVEFSTTNWRAMTPAWPSSIPQLPSATAQPPAFPATPPVDWIVGTGALNVKQEIDDLVIAAEEERADALGEILSQSDEFISYFLNALTSQPGSYPNTNKVLTIASLIGTFVAMYYKGQYVRPRPTHLCPALMPPLQVPGHASFPSGHATQAHLMALCMRDVLAGLPVEKTASVVLWTLANRIARNREIAGLHYKSDTDGGLALAISTLPLLQQSGTAPGTSKYQIAVDAAREEWA
- a CDS encoding adenylate/guanylate cyclase domain-containing protein gives rise to the protein MSPLPAINAAPFGKEKIQRRLAAILTADIVGYSALMGSAEEDTHRRVCAEISKLGRAIARSGGQVFGVAGDGLIAEFPSAVDAVTCALRFQTNARRRTGAVSPERRLLFRIGIHAGEIMVQGDQIGGTAVNIAARLEPLADPGGILISAAVYDQVRQRVPSAFACVGERRLKNIRAPVMLYATHAKTVLTESDVPTPPRSWDRVSGEERRDYRPVLAVLPFRALHRSEVDTYFAEGMIDDIIRALSGLKDLLVISRSSTAGFKLFPVDLHRAFRELDADYVLHGSLRRQGDALRLTVELANHGGVIWADRFDGTLGSIFEMQDAIAMRVASIVAPHLRSHELARADRKRPESLTAYDLTLQALSLIHKLERTSFIEARRLLEQAAACDAAYAPAYSHLASLGMQWIGQGWSNDDNADCLAASHAARMAIERDPNDAVGLSIYGHLQSYLLHDYYSAQEYFKRALAAGPSCASAWAYSGLTLGYAGETARAVEHAEHAVRLSPLGSDAFWLEHYLSQAYYLAGRHEDAIAWGRASAAKGASNASNLRCLIASLVAAGQRAEADLIARQLLKLIPEYRVRLFRSRTPLCGQVRDIFATQLLEAGIPD
- a CDS encoding Crp/Fnr family transcriptional regulator is translated as MLSDRAAAALDKRCMLSQHELFTDAPQTVIERLAMRAQRLTFRCGQRIFRRGDESHGLLAVVSGHVRISTPCPEGRSELILNLIGPNEVFGEIALLDDGPRTADAIAATRCCLLLMERRDLLPLVNDFPMLAVRLLAILSGRLRRTSQQLSDHAFVCAEQRLAKTLLMLAGAPDRNGNRVLTTQRELGNMVGLSREGTNRHLSAWQRKGYITIAPGACTVFNRTALQKIAFSHT
- a CDS encoding helix-turn-helix transcriptional regulator, which translates into the protein MLAAKDPTPMMPGASLAPSGDLSGAGSDRAVDADGPQHARVDPTRVAAALEAFIEHLEEGVAVIATCGRVLFLNCAARAMVRGVPLRLVNGHLCASVPNDTAALRKMVSGCTLNGGDSIRLVSEDRTLLIAASALAPIAFASAESAVLLRLIDPAAIRLPRQEMLQVQFGLTPAEAAFALEMLAGNDLVASATRRGITLNTARVHLRRIFDKTETRRQAALIRLLLLCPQPVTRQV
- a CDS encoding helix-turn-helix domain-containing protein is translated as MRRAEADPRIEERRKEQVPTETDPAIEALVQDIIGKVADKWTMLILEALHERGTLRFTQLGKAVGRISQKMLTQTVRQMEQDGLVRRTVHPVIPPHVDYALTPLGESLGAAFCGVWIWAETHHAEIKRAREAFASRACRRPVQA
- a CDS encoding SDR family oxidoreductase, which produces MKTSGNTILITGGGSGIGQALAQRFHDLGNTVIVAGRRTEALQRTIAGRPNMHAMAFDADSAEGVADFARRVTAEHPALNVVINNAGIMRSEALDQPRDLSDAEATVITNLLGPIRLTDGLIDHLGRQPDAALVNVTSGLAFVPLVSAPTYSATKAALHSYTVALREALKGKVEVIELVPPAVQTDLTPGQATRQGYLSLADFIDEVMSLFQERPTPREILVQRVRFQRQAEAEQRFDEAVTTLNEMARKAREAQQ
- a CDS encoding PAS domain-containing protein, producing MIFTTDAQGEVTYICLEWFSYAGQTREAAYRDGWTTSVLESDQGAVRAILAEAAQAQAEFSVRFRIRCADGSVRWLAAGGVPSFGPPGRSFLGYLGSMIEFAPTEATEIAAYGGIERFVPPPTHVATQAVAPLDTIADHLIIVHALMEQHDVMSGLKEVKGALFRVGQALARGDGSRSQVN